A window of Castanea sativa cultivar Marrone di Chiusa Pesio chromosome 1, ASM4071231v1 contains these coding sequences:
- the LOC142622298 gene encoding uncharacterized protein LOC142622298, with protein sequence MLTTPEPSEDLFMYLSMSENTVSAMLVRDQGVQQPVYYVRKTLVDVETRYLPLEKLVLALVHATRKLPHYFQAHTVYVLTEYPLQSLLKRSKFMSRIAKWRTRLSSFDIRYRSRSLVKGQVLADFVAEFFTRKETEVVCHAKVHSWKVFVDGASNAIGAGAGIVIITPKGLRLEYSFRLGFRASNNEAEYEALLAELKVVLDLGAREVEIYSDSQLVVNQVQGSFEARDPWTMEYLQLVKRIMNRFLKTKVFQVAGRENRHTDSLATLASSLTEKVPRLIKMKLVAKPSINIGGYAAIMLGMLIGTPSNDPGVLVATNAEGCCRICAEVRPVLEACPFDSSASKESKSYQQSMALYAIGAGHCQPVPPINRKLQFDSKAFGKFCNDLDIKNRYSTPAYSQSNGQAEATNKEIVNGLKKRLEGAKGKWAKELPNVLWAYQTTPRRSKGETPFSVTYRAEAVILAEVNLCSAWATSFVLA encoded by the exons ATGTTAACAACCCCAGAACCTAGTGAAGACTTATTCATGTATCTCTCAATGTCCGAAAACACCGTAAGTGCCATGCTTGTCAGGGATCAGGGGGTGCAACAGCCGGTATACTATGTTAGGAAGACCTTGGTAGATGTTGAAACGAGGTACTTACCTCTGGAGAAGCTAGTATTAGCGCTAGTGCATGCCACAAGGAAGTTgccccattattttcaagccCACACCGTCTATGTACTAACCGAATATCCCCTGCAGTCGTTGCTGAAGAGATCTAAATTTATGAGTAGAATAGCTAAGTGGAGGACTCGACTAAGCTCCTTTGACATTAGGTATAGATCGAGAAGTTTAGTGAAGGGTCAGGTTCTAGCTGATTTTGTTGCGGAGTTCTTCACGAGGAAGGAGACGGAGGTGGTTTGTCATGCGAAGGTTCACTCGTGGAAGGTATTTGTGGACGGTGCCTCTAATGCCATAGGAGCTGGAGCTGGAATTGTCATCATTACCCCAAAAGGTCTAAGACTGGAGTATTCTTTTAGGTTGGGTTTTAGGGCTTCTAACAAcgaagccgagtatgaagccTTGCTTGCCGAGTTAAAAGTCGTATTAGATTTGGGTGCTCGGGAGGTGGAGATCTACTCAGATTCCCAGTTAGTGGTTAATCAGGTACAAGGTAGTTTTGAAGCTAGGGATCCTTGGACGATGGAGTACTTGCAGCTGGTGAAGCGGATTATGAATCGATTTCTGAAAACAAAGGTGTTTCAAGTGGCTGGAAGGGAGAACCGGCATACTGACTCTCTGGCCACTTTGGCGTCATCATTAACCGAAAAGGTACCTCGATTAATCAAGATGAAGCTGGTGGCAAAGCCGAGTATTAACATAGGG GGGTATGCAGCAATCATGTTGGGGATGCTCATTGGCACACCGAGCAATGACCCAGGGGTTTTAGTGGCCACAAATGCAGAAGGATGCTGCCGAATATGTGCGGAAGTGCGTCCAGTGTTAGAAGCATGCCCCTTTGATTCATCGGCCAGCAAGGAATCTAAATCCTATCAGCAGTCCATGGCCCTTTACGCAATTGGGGCTGGACATTGTCAGCCCGTTCCCCCAATCAACAGGAAATTGCAG tttgatagcaaagctttTGGCAAGTTCTGCAATGATCTTGATATTAAaaataggtattccaccccgGCATATTCGCAGAGTAACGGTCAAGCTGAGGCCACAAACAAAGAAATCGTAAACGGGTTAAAGAAAAGATTAGAGGGCGCTAAGGGTAAGTGGGCCAAGGAGCTGCCCAACGTTTTGTGGGCATACCAGACAACTCCCAGAAGATCCAAGGGGGAAACTCCATTTTCTGTCACATACAGGGCGGAAGCAGTCATACTAGCCGAAGTGAATTTGTGCAGTGCTTGGGCTACAAGCTTTGTCCTCGCCTAG
- the LOC142637186 gene encoding putative UPF0481 protein At3g02645 — translation MYSELKASESSILISHDQEWVIQISRALEEGLQDNDEGVPVSIFSVPKTLLSFKPEAYIPQLVALGPYNHHRLELIEMERYKLTSAMRLQKNLKEIKFRDLVNQIAKSDSYIRACYHRFLEFDQETLSWMLSIDASFLLEYLQTYSTKMEDSLMRITSKMAHLIDHTHRKTAHHAVLRDIIMLENQIPLFLLREVHSFYPREDHDEVLATMLIGFCKHLSPIKCINEQNFKEECFTKSHLLELLYYMVAPKLQLVADNSEQEKPKEDKEIGCFQSILTALCCINLAPLRLVIKIFNSKALKLLVTLPFIIISYICNLKNKSDITNLISSVKAVAEDAQSVSNEMKDESPKVEEIEIPSVTQLLKIGVKFRPSKGGLGTINFDKSSGTFYLPAIHLDGNSEVVLRNLVAYEACIAPDVMVFTRYTELMNGIIDTEEDVKILREAGIILNRLKSDEEVATLWNGMTKSVRVTKVPILDKAIEAANACYSGCWRNKMTGFMKKYIFGSWPCLAFLAANVLILLSTLQAACSMYSCSKLLAAL, via the coding sequence ATGTATTCTGAGCTAAAAGCTAGTGAATCATCTATACTTATAAGTCATGACCAAGAATGGGTCATACAGATAAGTCGAGCCCTAGAGGAAGGCCTTCAAGACAATGATGAAGGTGTTCCTGTTAGCATCTTTAGCGTACCCAAAACCCTACTCTCCTTCAAACCAGAAGCTTACATTCCACAACTTGTAGCCCTTGGCCCATACAATCACCACCGGCTCGAACTTATCGAGATGGAACGCTACAAGCTCACTTCAGCTATGAGATTGCAAAAGAATCTCAAAGAAATCAAATTCCGCGACTTGGTTAACCAAATCGCGAAAAGTGATAGCTACATCCGTGCTTGTTATCATAGGTTCTTGGAATTTGACCAAGAAACACTCTCTTGGATGTTGTCCATTGATGCTTCCTTCTTGTTGGAGTACCTCCAAACCTACTCCACTAAAATGGAAGACTCGCTTATGCGAATAACTTCTAAGATGGCGCATTTGATCGACCACACGCATAGGAAAACGGCACACCATGCAGTGCTAAGGGATATTATCATGCTAGAAAACCAAATCCCTTTATTTTTGCTCAGAGAAGTCCACAGTTTTTATCCCCGTGAAGATCATGACGAAGTATTAGCAACGATGCTAATTGGTTTTTGCAAACATCTGTCGCCCATAAAGTGCATCAATGAGCAAAATTTCAAAGAAGAATGCTTCACCAAATCCCATTTGCTAGAGCTTCTATACTACATGGTTGCACCAAAATTGCAACTTGTAGCTGATAATTCTGAGCAGGAAAAGCCAAAAGAAGACAAAGAGATTGGCTGCTTCCAATCCATCTTGACAGCACTATGTTGTATTAACTTGGCCCCGCTCCGCCTTGTCATTAAGATTTTCAATTCAAAGGCACTGAAGCTTTTAGTTACACTGCCATTTATAATCATTTCCTATATATGTAATCTTAAGAACAAGAGTGATATAACCAATCTCATCTCGTCAGTTAAGGCTGTGGCCGAAGATGCGCAAAGCGTATCTAATGAGATGAAAGATGAAAGCCCGAAAGTAGAAGAGATTGAAATTCCTAGCGTGACACAGCTTCTTAAAATTGGTGTTAAATTTCGTCCATCAAAGGGTGGCTTGGGGACTATAAATTTTGACAAGTCTTCAGGTACATTTTACCTTCCAGCTATTCATTTGGATGGCAACTCTGAGGTTGTTTTAAGGAACCTCGTCGCCTATGAGGCATGTATTGCACCGGACGTGATGGTTTTTACACGCTACACAGAATTGATGAATGGAATAATTGATACTGAGGAGGATGTGAAGATTCTTCGAGAGGCCGGGATCATCTTGAACCGGCTCAAAAGCGATGAAGAAGTAGCAACGCTTTGGAATGGAATGACCAAGTCTGTGAGGGTAACAAAAGTTCCAATTCTAGACAAGGCCATTGAAGCTGCAAATGCTTGTTATTCGGGGTGTTGGAGGAACAAGATGACTGGTTTCATGAAGAAGTATATCTTTGGTTCATGGCCATGTCTTGCATTTTTAGCAGCAAACGTTTTAATATTGCTGTCTACTCTGCAGGCTGCTTGTTCTATGTACAGTTGTTCCAAATTGTTGGCCGCCCTTTGA